A stretch of the Procambarus clarkii isolate CNS0578487 chromosome 47, FALCON_Pclarkii_2.0, whole genome shotgun sequence genome encodes the following:
- the LOC138350827 gene encoding clumping factor B-like — MGSCSELNFSIGRPHANRNPGANTDSGHRPDSGDQPDSGDQPDSGDQPDSGAQPDSGGQPDSGGQPESGGQPDSGEDSSSGSNDSLVSVEDSSSGSNDTLVSVEDSSSLSSDSLVLVEDSSSVPDDTLVLVEDSSSVPDDTLVLVEDSSSVPDDTLVLVEDSSSVPDDTLVLVEDSSSVPDDILDLVEDSSSVPDDIHVLVEDTSSVPDDIHVLVEDTSSVPDDTLVLVEDSSSVPDDTLVLVGDSSSVPDDTLIRAEDTSR; from the exons ATGGGGTCCTGCAGTGAGCTAAACTTCAGCATCGGCCGCCCCCATGCCAACCGGAATCCGGGAGCCAACACAGATTCCGGACACAGACCGGACTCCGGGGACCAACCGGACTCCGGGGACCAACCGGACTCCGGGGACCAACCGGACTCCGGGGCCCAACCggactccgggggccaaccggactccgggggccaaccggaatccgggggccaaccggactccgggg AGGACAGCTCGTCTGGGTCTAACGATTCACTGGTCTCGGTAGAGGACAGCTCGTCTGGGTCTAACGATACACTGGTCTCGGTAGAGGACAGCTCGTCTTTGTCCAGCGATTCACTCGTCCTGGTAGAGGACAGCTCGTCTGTACCCGACGATACACTCGTCCTGGTAGAGGACAGCTCGTCTGTACCCGACGATACACTCGTCCTGGTAGAGGACAGCTCGTCTGTACCCGATGATACACTCGTCCTGGTAGAGGACAGCTCGTCTGTACCCGACGATACACTCGTCCTGGTAGAGGACAGCTCGTCTGTACCCGACGATATACTCgacctggtggaggacagctcatCTGTACCCGACGATATACACGTCCTGGTGGAGGACACCTCGTCTGTACCCGACGATATACACGTCCTGGTGGAGGACACCTCGTCTGTACCGGACGATACACTCGTCCTGGTAGAGGACAGCTCGTCTGTACCCGACGATACACTCGTCCTGGTGGGGGACAGCTCGTCTGTACCCGACGATACCCTCATCAGGGCAGAGGACACCTCACGATAG
- the LOC123758216 gene encoding uncharacterized protein, with amino-acid sequence MGSCSELNFSIGRPHANRNPGANTDSGHRPDSGDQPDSGDQPESGAQPDSGAQPDSGAQPDSGGQPDSGGQPESGGQPDSGDPGGQPDPGGQPESGGQPESGGQPVSGGQPVSGGQSLSGGQPESGGQPESGGQLESGGQPESGGQPDSGGQPESGGQPESGGQPDSSGQPGVRPFRCGVCVLAEDSSSLSNDTIVPVEDSSSGSNDSLVSVEDSSSGFNDTLVSVEDSSSVPDDTLVLVEDSSSVPDDTLVLVEDSSSVPDDILVLVEDSSSVPDDTLVLVEDSSSVPDDTLVLVEDSSSVPDDTLVLVEDSSSVPDDTLVLVEDSSSGSNDILVLEEDSSSGFDDTLIRAEDTSR; translated from the exons ATGGGGTCCTGCAGTGAGCTAAACTTCAGCATCGGCCGCCCCCATGCCAACCGGAATCCGGGAGCCAACACAGATTCCGGACACAGACCGGACTCCGGGGACCAACCGGACTCCGGGGACCAACCGGAATCTGGGGCCCAACCGGACTCCGGGGCCCAACCGGACTCCGGGGCCCAACCggactccgggggccaaccggactccgggggccaaccggaatccgggggccaaccggactccgggg ACCCCGGGGGCCAACCAGACcccgggggccaaccggaatccgggggccaaccggaatccgggggccaaccggtCTCCGGGGGCCAACCGGTCTCCGGGGGCCAATCGCtctccgggggccaaccggaatccgggggccaaccggaatccgggggccaactggaatccgggggccaaccagaatccgggggccaaccggactcTGGGGGCCAACCAGAATCCGGTGGCCAACCggaatccgggggccaaccggactccAGTGGCCAACCGGGCGTCCGGCCCTTCAGAT gtggggtctgtgtccTGGCGGAGGACAGCTCGTCTTTGTCCAACGATACAATCGTCCCGGTAGAGGACAGCTCGTCTGGGTCTAACGATTCACTGGTCTCGGTAGAGGACAGCTCGTCTGGGTTTAACGATACACTGGTCTCGGTAGAGGACAGCTCGTCTGTACCCGACGATACACTCgtcctggtggaggacagctcgtCTGTACCCGACGATACACTGgtcctggtggaggacagctcgtCTGTACCCGACGATATACTCgtcctggtggaggacagctcgtCTGTACCCGACGATACACTCGTCCTGGTAGAGGACAGCTCGTCTGTACCCGACGATACACTCGTCCTGGTAGAGGACAGCTCGTCTGTACCCGACGATACACTCGTCCTGGTAGAGGACAGCTCGTCTGTACCCGACGATACACTCGTCCTGGTAGAGGACAGCTCGTCTGGATCCAACGATATACTCGTCCTGGAAGAGGACAGCTCGTCTGGGTTCGACGATACCCTCATCAGGGCGGAGGACACCTCACGATAG
- the LOC138350828 gene encoding golgin subfamily A member 6-like protein 22, whose protein sequence is MPRNRHYKKNRYQNDAMFTQIARQTMQDPAPLPEFRDTRIMDHVHDTGVDYTGNTVQSIQLSPESRDQSPETRDQRPETRLQRPETRDQSSETRDLSPETRVKRPESLGQRPETRVQRPESRDQRSESRDQSPESRVQSPETRVQSPETRDQSPESRDQTPETRDQSPETRDLSPETRVKRPESLGQRPETRVQRPESRRPESRVQSPETRDQSPESRDQTPETRDQSPETRDLSPETRVKRPESLGQRPETRVQRPESRDQSSESRDQRSESRDQKTRDQSPETRVQSPETRDQSPEIRVKRPESLDQRPETRDQSPETRVQSPETRVQRPETRRPDSRPESRDQSPETRVQSPEIRIKRPESLGQRPETRDQSPETRVQSPETRVQRSELKDQSPEIRVQRPELKDQSPETRVKRPESRDQRSELKDQSP, encoded by the exons ATGCCTAGAAACAGACATTACAAAAAAAATAGATATCAGAATGATGCAATGTTTACACAGATTGCAAGGCAGACCATGCAGGATCCAGCGCCTCTACCAGAGTTCAGGGATACACGTATCATGGATCATGTTCATGATACAGGTGTGGATTACACAGGAAACACCGTTCAAAG TATACAGTTAAGTCCAGAGTCCAGAGACCAGAGTCCAGAGACCAGAGACCAGAGACCAGAGACCAGACTCCAGAGACCAGAGACCAGAGACCAGAGTTCAGAGACCAGAGATCTGAGTCCAGAGACCAGAGTTAAAAGACCAGAGTCCTTAGGCCAGAGACCAGAGACCAGAGTCCAGAGACCAGAGTCCAGAGACCAGAGATCTGAGTCCAGAGACCAGAGTCCAGAGTCCAGAGTCCAGAGTCCAGAGACCAGAGTCCAGAGTCCAGAGACCAGAGACCAGAGTCCAGAGTCCAGAGACCAGACTCCAGAGACCAGAGACCAGAGTCCAGAGACCAGAGATCTGAGTCCAGAGACCAGAGTTAAAAGACCAGAGTCCTTAGGCCAGAGACCAGAGACCAGAGTCCAGAGACCAGAGTCCAGA AGACCAGAGTCCAGAGTTCAGAGTCCAGAGACCAGAGACCAGAGTCCAGAGTCCAGAGACCAGACTCCAGAGACCAGAGACCAGAGTCCAGAGACCAGAGATCTGAGTCCAGAGACCAGAGTTAAAAGACCAGAGTCCTTAGGCCAGAGACCAGAGACCAGAGTCCAGAGACCAGAGTCCAGAGACCAGAGTTCAGAGTCCAGAGACCAGAGATCTGAGTCCAGAGACCAGA AGACCAGAGACCAGAGTCCAGAGACCAGAGTCCAGAGTCCAGAGACCAGAGATCAGAGTCCAGAGATCAGAGTTAAAAGACCAGAGTCCTTAGACCAGAGACCAGAGACCAGAGACCAGAGTCCAGAGACCAGAGTCCAGAGTCCAGAGACCAGAGTCCAGAGACCAGAGACCAGA AGACCAGACTCCAGACCAGAGTCCAGAGACCAGAGTCCAGAGACCAGAGTCCAGAGTCCAGAGATCAGAATTAAAAGACCAGAGTCCTTAGGCCAGAGACCAGAGACCAGAGACCAGAGTCCAGAGACCAGAGTCCAGAGTCCAGAGACCAGAGTCCAGAGATCAGAGTTAAAAGACCAGAGTCCAGAGATCAGAGTCCAGAGACCAGAGTTAAAAGACCAGAGTCCAGAGACCAGAGTTAAAAGACCAGAGTCCAGAGACCAGAGATCAGAGTTAAAAGACCAGAGTCCTTAG